The proteins below come from a single Crossiella sp. CA-258035 genomic window:
- a CDS encoding GGDEF domain-containing protein yields the protein MPTLLDQVHVAFQPLVNTNTGGVVAVEALARPLRGHVHDLFRTAAEAGRLTDLDIELAVLAVQFASEHETLLPLHLNILADTVVEDPAGMEALFGALRATGRRPREVILEIGDPISHLDRGLLLERLRRLRTIGFLVALDGIGGGDIPLTFLLDVQPNLVKLDRAVLAGLPEDTRKQALLEGLAHTCTQAGATVIAQGVETRAQLQAVRAAGIHLVQGDLIAPPSRRPNTRVTLSAALNELSDVGAVQLPVATAGPRVTDYLCPATMLAQDATADAARKIFADRPDITSIVLVDEDEHPQWTIDRNRFLLAVTGPYGHALHAKRPASRLADEPRAVGTDATAMEALNLMSGGSSDRMYDDLVVLDEGGHCLGVVRLSDLFRGMAEMKVAHAAALNPLTRLPGSDAIARDLSQRIATGQIFAVTWLDVDSFKWVNDNAGFAAGDDLIRHLGRGLTDVAAALRHACVGHIGGDDFLVVCELDDLVRLASAVLDPDRRVHGRSITVSMATLVCAAGSVHDHRETSRLLAPLKQQAKSLRGSSWVLGRPGSTRTDVLRGQPAPPAPAMQRTG from the coding sequence GTGCCCACGCTGCTGGACCAAGTGCATGTCGCCTTCCAGCCGCTGGTCAATACCAACACCGGCGGTGTGGTCGCGGTCGAGGCGCTAGCCCGGCCGCTCCGGGGTCACGTGCACGACCTGTTCCGGACGGCCGCTGAAGCCGGTCGTCTCACCGACCTCGACATCGAACTGGCCGTGCTCGCGGTGCAGTTCGCCTCCGAACACGAGACACTGCTGCCCCTGCACCTCAACATCCTGGCCGACACCGTGGTGGAGGACCCGGCCGGGATGGAGGCGCTCTTCGGCGCGCTGCGTGCCACCGGCCGCCGCCCGCGCGAGGTGATCCTGGAGATCGGCGACCCGATCTCGCACCTGGACCGCGGCCTGCTGCTGGAACGGCTCCGGCGGCTGCGCACCATCGGCTTCCTGGTCGCCCTCGACGGCATCGGCGGCGGCGACATCCCACTGACCTTCCTGCTGGACGTGCAGCCGAACCTGGTCAAGCTGGACCGGGCGGTGCTGGCCGGACTGCCGGAGGACACCCGCAAACAGGCCCTGCTGGAAGGGCTGGCGCACACCTGCACCCAGGCGGGCGCCACCGTGATCGCGCAGGGCGTGGAGACCAGGGCACAGCTGCAGGCGGTGCGCGCGGCCGGCATCCACCTGGTGCAGGGCGACCTGATCGCCCCGCCCAGCCGCAGGCCCAACACCAGGGTCACCCTCTCCGCCGCGCTCAACGAGCTCTCCGACGTGGGCGCGGTGCAGCTGCCGGTGGCCACCGCGGGCCCCAGGGTCACCGACTACCTGTGCCCGGCAACGATGCTGGCCCAGGACGCCACCGCCGACGCCGCGCGCAAGATCTTCGCCGACCGCCCGGACATCACCAGCATCGTCCTGGTCGACGAGGACGAACATCCACAGTGGACGATCGACCGGAACCGGTTCCTGCTCGCCGTCACCGGCCCCTACGGCCACGCGCTGCACGCCAAGCGCCCGGCCTCCCGGCTGGCCGACGAGCCCAGGGCGGTGGGCACCGACGCCACCGCGATGGAGGCGCTGAACCTGATGTCCGGCGGCTCCTCCGACCGGATGTACGACGACCTGGTGGTGCTGGACGAGGGCGGCCACTGCCTCGGCGTGGTCCGGCTGTCCGACCTCTTCCGCGGCATGGCCGAGATGAAGGTCGCGCACGCCGCCGCGCTCAACCCGCTGACCAGGCTGCCCGGCAGCGACGCGATCGCCAGGGACCTGAGCCAGCGCATCGCCACCGGCCAGATCTTCGCCGTCACCTGGCTGGACGTGGACAGCTTCAAGTGGGTCAACGACAACGCCGGTTTCGCCGCGGGCGACGACCTGATCCGGCACCTGGGCCGTGGCCTCACCGACGTGGCCGCCGCCCTGCGGCACGCCTGTGTCGGTCACATCGGCGGTGACGACTTCCTGGTGGTCTGCGAGCTGGACGACCTGGTCCGCCTGGCCAGCGCGGTGCTGGACCCGGACCGGCGGGTGCACGGGCGCTCGATCACGGTGTCCATGGCCACCCTGGTGTGCGCCGCGGGCAGCGTGCACGACCACCGGGAGACCTCCCGGCTGCTCGCGCCGCTGAAGCAACAGGCCAAGTCCCTGCGCGGATCCAGCTGGGTGCTCGGGCGGCCGGGATCCACCCGCACGGACGTGCTGCGCGGCCAGCCCGCGCCGCCCGCACCGGCCATGCAACGCACTGGTTGA
- a CDS encoding lycopene cyclase family protein: protein MHVQDVVVVGGGPAGFALAGACARLGLRTTVLDPAPGRPWRQTYAAWTDELPIDLPGSVVRSCPERTVAIAENRHELTRRYALLDNEALREHLRHPELTVRQGSAVTVAHTCDGSLVQLTDGQALAARLVVDATGDRRVLCGGRPRRPAAEQTAFGVLLPSEQVAELVPPGESVFMDWRHASNGPADWPTFLYAQPMGDGRTLLEETSLARRPGLGYPELRRKLADRLSQYGISLSGNETQERVRFRVDDPPPRVRDLLPFGAAAGLVHPATGFSVAAALALAPRVAEAVHAALPAGAPAAVAAGWRVLWSPSAKAVHALRRSGLRVLLALPAGDLPRFFELFFGMPEAEQAHYLSGREDVRGTALAMAGLFRHAPWGTRTRMAFLGRL, encoded by the coding sequence ATGCACGTGCAGGACGTTGTGGTCGTCGGCGGCGGACCGGCCGGGTTCGCGCTCGCCGGAGCCTGTGCGCGGCTGGGCCTGCGCACCACCGTGCTCGATCCCGCGCCGGGGCGGCCCTGGCGGCAGACCTACGCGGCCTGGACCGACGAGCTGCCCATCGACCTGCCCGGCTCGGTGGTGCGCAGCTGCCCGGAGCGCACGGTCGCCATCGCCGAGAACCGGCACGAGCTGACCCGGCGCTACGCGCTGCTGGACAACGAAGCCCTGCGCGAGCACCTGCGCCACCCGGAGCTGACCGTGCGGCAGGGCTCGGCGGTCACCGTCGCGCACACCTGCGACGGCAGCCTGGTCCAGCTCACCGACGGGCAGGCGCTGGCCGCCCGGCTGGTGGTGGACGCCACCGGCGACCGGCGCGTGCTCTGCGGCGGACGCCCCCGGCGGCCCGCGGCCGAGCAGACCGCCTTCGGGGTGCTGCTGCCCAGCGAGCAGGTCGCCGAACTGGTGCCGCCGGGCGAGTCGGTGTTCATGGACTGGCGGCACGCCAGCAACGGGCCTGCGGACTGGCCGACCTTCCTCTACGCCCAGCCGATGGGCGACGGCCGCACCCTGCTGGAGGAGACCTCGCTGGCCCGGCGGCCCGGACTGGGCTACCCGGAGCTGCGGCGCAAGCTCGCCGACCGGCTCAGTCAGTACGGGATCTCCTTGTCCGGCAACGAAACCCAGGAACGCGTCCGGTTCAGAGTGGACGATCCGCCGCCCAGGGTGCGCGACCTGCTGCCCTTCGGCGCGGCCGCCGGGCTGGTGCACCCGGCCACCGGGTTCAGCGTGGCCGCCGCGCTCGCGCTGGCGCCCAGGGTGGCCGAGGCCGTGCACGCCGCGCTGCCCGCCGGAGCGCCCGCCGCCGTGGCCGCCGGGTGGCGGGTGCTGTGGTCGCCCTCGGCCAAGGCGGTGCACGCGCTGCGCCGCAGTGGGCTGCGGGTGCTGCTCGCGCTGCCCGCCGGCGACCTGCCCCGGTTCTTCGAGCTGTTCTTCGGCATGCCCGAGGCCGAGCAGGCGCACTACCTCTCCGGCCGGGAAGACGTGCGCGGCACCGCGCTGGCCATGGCCGGGCTGTTCCGGCACGCGCCGTGGGGCACCCGCACCCGGATGGCGTTTCTTGGCCGCTTGTGA
- a CDS encoding ribonuclease Z, translating into MSNRELIVLGTASQVPTRQRNHNGYLLRWDDQGFMFDPGEGTQRQMVHSGVPASSITRLCLTHFHGDHCLGVPGIVQRLSLDKVAHPVHAHYPASGAEYFHRLRYATSFFETADLREEPVHADGVVATGSFGTLEARRLAHPVEAFGYRLVEADSLRMLPAELAAAGVRGPLVRQLRRDGHLDLDGRRIELGQVSVPRPGQKFAFIMDTRLCPNVFELARDVDLLVIESTFLDSEAELAAQVGHLTAGQAGLVAAECGVRKLVLTHFSQRYPDLEAFRAEAARHFDGELVVAADLDRIAVPPRR; encoded by the coding sequence GTGTCGAACCGCGAACTGATCGTCCTGGGCACCGCCAGCCAGGTGCCCACCCGGCAGCGCAACCACAACGGCTACCTGCTGCGCTGGGACGACCAGGGCTTTATGTTCGACCCCGGCGAGGGCACCCAGCGGCAGATGGTCCACAGTGGAGTCCCGGCCAGCTCGATCACCCGGCTGTGCCTGACCCACTTCCACGGCGACCACTGCCTGGGCGTGCCCGGCATCGTGCAGCGGCTGTCCCTGGACAAGGTCGCGCACCCGGTGCACGCGCACTACCCGGCCTCCGGCGCGGAGTACTTCCACCGGCTGCGCTATGCCACCTCCTTCTTCGAGACCGCCGACCTGCGCGAGGAACCCGTGCACGCCGACGGGGTGGTGGCCACCGGCTCCTTCGGCACCCTGGAGGCGCGGCGGCTGGCGCACCCGGTGGAGGCCTTCGGCTACCGGCTGGTCGAGGCGGACTCACTGCGCATGCTGCCCGCGGAGCTGGCCGCGGCCGGGGTGCGCGGGCCGCTGGTGCGGCAGCTGCGCCGGGACGGGCACCTGGACCTCGACGGCCGCCGGATCGAGCTCGGCCAGGTCAGCGTGCCCAGGCCGGGGCAGAAGTTCGCCTTCATCATGGACACCCGGCTCTGCCCGAACGTCTTCGAGCTGGCCAGGGACGTCGACCTGCTGGTCATCGAGTCCACCTTCCTGGACAGCGAGGCCGAGCTGGCCGCCCAGGTCGGGCACCTCACCGCGGGCCAGGCCGGGCTGGTCGCGGCCGAGTGCGGGGTGCGCAAACTGGTGCTCACCCACTTCTCCCAGCGCTACCCCGACCTGGAGGCCTTCCGCGCCGAGGCGGCCCGGCACTTCGACGGCGAACTGGTGGTCGCCGCCGATCTCGACCGGATCGCGGTTCCCCCGCGGCGGTAG
- a CDS encoding response regulator transcription factor: MVGVLLVDDQPLLRLGFRSVLSPEPDLEVLGEAGTGPEAIAMTRALRPDVVLMDVRMPGMDGIEATRRIVAESAGARVLVLTTFDLDEYVYGALRAGASGFLLKDAMPAELVHGIRVVAAGESALAPAVTRRLIERFADQLPAPERPNPLDRLPDPLTAREHEVLRALAKGLSNREIGARVHLSELTVKVHVGRILTKLGLRDRAQVIVFAYEHGIVRPGRE; this comes from the coding sequence ATGGTCGGCGTGCTCCTGGTGGACGACCAACCGTTGCTGCGCCTGGGTTTCCGCTCCGTGCTCAGCCCGGAGCCCGACCTCGAGGTGCTCGGCGAGGCCGGCACCGGACCGGAGGCGATCGCCATGACCAGGGCGCTGCGCCCGGACGTGGTGCTGATGGACGTGCGCATGCCCGGCATGGACGGCATCGAGGCCACCCGGCGGATCGTGGCCGAGAGCGCCGGAGCCAGGGTGCTCGTGCTCACCACCTTCGACCTCGACGAGTACGTCTACGGCGCACTGCGCGCGGGGGCCTCCGGCTTCCTGCTCAAGGACGCCATGCCGGCCGAGCTCGTGCACGGGATCCGGGTGGTCGCCGCCGGGGAGTCCGCACTGGCCCCCGCGGTGACCCGGCGGCTGATCGAACGGTTCGCCGACCAGCTGCCCGCCCCGGAACGGCCCAACCCGCTCGACCGGCTGCCCGACCCGCTCACCGCCCGCGAGCACGAGGTGCTGCGCGCGCTGGCCAAGGGACTGTCTAACCGGGAGATCGGCGCGCGCGTGCACCTGTCCGAGCTCACCGTCAAGGTGCACGTGGGCCGCATCCTGACCAAGCTCGGCCTGCGCGACCGCGCCCAGGTGATCGTCTTCGCCTACGAGCACGGCATCGTCCGCCCCGGCCGCGAATAG
- a CDS encoding histidine kinase, whose translation MNRQRLHDGGLAALAAALVLPVTLGGDHAPGVLEPGTGVHDLGWLFFAAVHLPLVWRRRAPVAVFWLVAALALGCYLIGFTGVFLVSAPLFALYAVARHRTAWQLWPAVAVFALLVGWAWLAGGPRQVLIGVLGTLAATALLGLSQRLRQEHQRQQLAHQARAAATAERTRIAREVHDIVAHNLAVMVALADGAAADPANAKDLLAKTSATGRAALADMRRLVGLLREGEQPLAPQPGLADLDDLAEQFRVAGLPVELRRETLPDNEDPGLGLLVYRITQEALTNTLKHAGGGARAQVRLRHKDNTLELTVADNGTGQAGEGGHGLAGIAERAAACGGAVSAGVSADGGWLVRARVPWEV comes from the coding sequence ATGAACCGACAACGACTGCACGACGGCGGGCTGGCCGCGCTGGCCGCGGCGCTGGTGCTGCCGGTGACCCTCGGCGGCGACCACGCGCCCGGCGTGCTCGAACCCGGCACCGGCGTCCACGACCTGGGCTGGCTGTTCTTCGCCGCCGTGCACCTGCCGCTGGTGTGGCGGCGACGAGCACCGGTCGCGGTGTTCTGGCTGGTGGCCGCCCTCGCCCTGGGCTGCTACCTGATCGGGTTCACCGGCGTGTTCCTGGTGTCCGCGCCGCTGTTCGCGCTCTACGCGGTGGCCCGGCACCGGACCGCCTGGCAGCTGTGGCCCGCGGTGGCGGTGTTCGCGCTGCTGGTGGGCTGGGCCTGGCTGGCCGGCGGGCCGAGGCAGGTGCTCATCGGCGTGCTCGGCACCCTGGCCGCCACCGCGCTGCTCGGCCTCAGCCAGCGGCTGCGCCAGGAGCACCAGCGGCAACAGCTGGCGCACCAGGCCCGCGCCGCCGCCACCGCCGAGCGGACCCGGATCGCCAGGGAGGTGCACGACATCGTCGCCCACAACCTGGCCGTGATGGTCGCCCTGGCCGACGGCGCGGCCGCCGACCCGGCCAACGCCAAGGACCTGCTGGCCAAGACCTCGGCCACCGGACGGGCCGCACTGGCCGACATGCGCCGCCTGGTCGGCCTGCTCCGCGAAGGCGAGCAACCCCTTGCCCCGCAACCAGGTCTGGCCGATCTGGACGACCTGGCCGAGCAGTTCCGGGTGGCCGGGCTGCCGGTGGAGCTGCGCCGGGAAACCTTGCCGGACAACGAGGATCCCGGCCTCGGCCTGCTCGTCTACCGGATCACCCAGGAGGCGCTGACCAACACGCTCAAACACGCCGGAGGGGGTGCGCGCGCCCAGGTCCGGTTGCGGCACAAGGACAACACGCTCGAACTCACCGTCGCCGACAACGGCACCGGGCAGGCGGGTGAGGGCGGGCACGGGCTGGCCGGGATCGCCGAACGCGCCGCCGCCTGTGGTGGTGCGGTCAGCGCCGGGGTCTCGGCCGACGGTGGCTGGCTGGTCCGCGCCCGGGTGCCCTGGGAGGTCTGA
- a CDS encoding ATP-binding cassette domain-containing protein, translating to MIEFTRLTKRYRGATAVDGLTCTVRPGRVTGFLGPNGAGKSTTLRMLLGLSRPSSGSATVGGRRYPGLPDPLRRLGALLEATPAHPERTARQHLRALAQTHGLPDARVGQVLALAGLGPAADRRAGGFSLGMRQRLGIAGALLGDPAAVVLDEPSNGLDPDGMRWLRLLLRELAAQGRTVLVSSHLLSEMALTAQHLLVIGRGRLLADAPIAELTAANGSLEPAYLELTRDAVEFGAPR from the coding sequence ATGATTGAGTTCACCCGACTCACCAAGCGCTACCGCGGCGCCACCGCCGTGGACGGGCTGACCTGCACGGTGCGGCCGGGCCGGGTCACCGGCTTCCTCGGCCCCAACGGCGCGGGCAAGTCCACCACCCTGCGGATGCTGCTCGGCCTGAGCAGGCCCAGCAGCGGCAGCGCCACCGTCGGCGGCCGCCGCTACCCCGGCCTGCCGGATCCGCTGCGCCGCCTAGGCGCGCTGCTGGAGGCCACCCCGGCGCACCCGGAACGCACCGCCCGGCAGCACCTGCGCGCCCTGGCCCAGACCCACGGCCTGCCCGACGCCCGGGTCGGCCAGGTGCTCGCCCTTGCCGGGCTCGGCCCGGCGGCCGACCGGCGAGCCGGTGGGTTCTCCCTCGGCATGCGGCAGCGGCTGGGCATCGCGGGCGCGCTGCTCGGCGACCCGGCGGCGGTGGTGCTGGACGAACCGAGCAACGGGCTCGACCCCGACGGCATGCGCTGGCTGCGCCTGCTGCTGCGGGAACTGGCCGCGCAGGGCCGCACCGTGCTGGTCTCCAGCCACCTGCTCAGTGAGATGGCGCTGACCGCCCAGCACCTGCTGGTCATCGGCAGGGGGCGGCTGCTGGCCGACGCGCCGATCGCCGAGCTGACCGCCGCGAACGGCTCGCTGGAACCCGCCTACCTGGAGCTGACCAGGGACGCCGTCGAGTTCGGGGCGCCCAGGTGA
- a CDS encoding response regulator transcription factor, with the protein MPEPLRIVIAEDHYLVREGTRRLLEDSGEVRVVAAVGTAAELLDAVPRFKPAAVITDIRMPPGHHTEGITAAHQIRSQHPDIGVVVLSQHANEQYAFALFQHGTDGLAYLLKERIGEVDELLRALHEVRSGRSVIDPRIVEVLLGSRAKAADAPLTRLSPRELEVLRHMAQGKTNRAIAEHLTLSESTIEKHVNSTFAKLGLAEEPQVHRRVSAVLTYLRHA; encoded by the coding sequence ATGCCTGAACCGCTGCGGATCGTCATCGCCGAGGACCACTACCTGGTGCGCGAGGGCACCAGGCGGCTGCTGGAGGACAGCGGCGAGGTGCGGGTGGTCGCGGCGGTCGGCACCGCGGCGGAACTGCTGGACGCGGTCCCCCGGTTCAAGCCGGCCGCGGTGATCACCGACATCCGGATGCCGCCTGGCCACCACACCGAGGGCATCACCGCCGCGCACCAGATCCGCAGCCAGCACCCCGACATCGGCGTGGTGGTGCTCTCCCAGCACGCCAACGAGCAGTACGCCTTCGCCCTGTTCCAGCACGGCACCGACGGGCTGGCCTACCTGCTCAAGGAACGCATCGGCGAGGTCGACGAGCTGCTGCGGGCCCTGCACGAGGTCCGCTCCGGCCGCTCGGTGATCGACCCGCGGATCGTGGAGGTGCTGCTGGGCAGCCGGGCCAAGGCCGCCGACGCGCCGCTGACCCGGCTGAGCCCGCGTGAGCTGGAAGTGTTGCGGCACATGGCCCAGGGCAAGACCAACCGGGCCATCGCCGAGCACCTGACGCTGTCGGAGTCGACCATCGAGAAGCACGTCAACTCCACCTTCGCCAAGCTCGGCCTGGCCGAGGAGCCACAGGTGCACCGGCGGGTCAGCGCGGTGCTGACCTACCTGCGGCACGCCTGA